A stretch of the uncultured Desulfobacter sp. genome encodes the following:
- a CDS encoding GNAT family N-acetyltransferase — MKSIIITDPEHCRQAWEKYWPVQDIFDLWAVRQCFNASFKRPLSFHLIENKGQIVGFLPLSLVEETGEYVFFPGETWKGKTWLEQNRVLAQSPEVFQALCESVPGPLNLRYLRFNPLFDKIEQAGTDETGYLFYPRMHDFSMDNFWLAFPGKTRKKLKADVKKFEERQLTWRYNHQPDLSELFRLNMAAFTSDSYFSDARFYRSFEQFAAYLRDMGMLRITTAIVEGKIAAVDMGAVFNNTYTVVAGGTHPDFIGIAKVINLHHLEWACHNRLEAVDFLCGSFNWKERFRLSPRPSYEIHTQPNADVHHGSHYGRKAV; from the coding sequence ATGAAATCCATTATTATTACAGATCCGGAACACTGCCGGCAGGCCTGGGAGAAATATTGGCCGGTCCAGGACATATTTGATCTTTGGGCCGTCAGACAATGTTTTAACGCTTCATTCAAAAGACCTTTAAGTTTTCATCTTATCGAAAATAAAGGACAGATTGTAGGTTTTCTGCCGCTAAGCCTGGTTGAAGAGACCGGTGAATACGTTTTCTTTCCCGGCGAAACCTGGAAGGGTAAAACATGGCTGGAGCAAAACCGGGTTCTTGCACAGTCTCCGGAAGTATTCCAGGCATTGTGCGAATCAGTTCCCGGACCCTTAAATTTGAGATATCTGCGTTTCAATCCGCTGTTTGACAAAATTGAACAGGCCGGGACTGATGAGACAGGTTATCTTTTCTACCCCCGGATGCACGATTTCTCCATGGACAATTTCTGGCTTGCATTCCCGGGGAAAACCAGAAAAAAACTCAAGGCGGATGTAAAAAAATTTGAAGAACGCCAACTCACCTGGCGATACAATCATCAGCCGGACCTGAGCGAGTTGTTTCGCTTAAATATGGCGGCATTCACATCTGATTCTTACTTCAGCGATGCGCGGTTTTACCGCTCTTTTGAACAATTTGCAGCATATCTGCGGGATATGGGCATGCTCAGAATCACCACGGCGATTGTGGAAGGAAAAATTGCAGCCGTGGATATGGGTGCTGTTTTCAACAACACTTACACGGTTGTGGCCGGGGGTACCCATCCGGATTTTATCGGTATTGCAAAGGTGATCAACCTGCACCACTTGGAATGGGCCTGCCACAACCGGTTGGAGGCCGTAGATTTTCTATGCGGCAGCTTTAATTGGAAAGAACGGTTTCGCTTAAGCCCCAGGCCATCATACGAAATTCACACCCAACCAAATGCAGATGTACATCATGGGAGCCATTATGGCCGCAAAGCAGTCTAA
- a CDS encoding AarF/ABC1/UbiB kinase family protein, whose product MMNSIPTGKLGRALAGGKTAAKTGGALLGYYAKRPFLSSQRQQLEKAKSQQAGARALFSGLTLLKGTALKIAQQLSLETDMLPEAVCKELSRAYHQVPPINKALVRKVIQNELGASPEEMFESFDLEAFAAASLGQVHRAMTEDGLCLAVKIQYPGIAATIESDMAIVRQMLRPMVPGHQLMPALTEVTARLKEEVDYLQEAQNIACFDNRLKLKGVRLPEVHRDLTTRSVLSLTHLPGRPLDTWLENSPTQKERQLVARRLNDIFLKSLYECHVIHADPNPGNFIIDDDLNVGLVDFGCIKYLSPEFIEQYRQLVASAAHGDKPAHYQIMVDIGMLQQAQDSEMAHEIRAVSNEFCNWFGTLYQSDPFNFNARPDFMVQGKALMLRCQRLHRHINVNPDFIFLERTRYGLFRLFDQMAVSVSFRNPYEW is encoded by the coding sequence ATGATGAATAGTATCCCCACAGGAAAACTTGGCCGTGCCCTGGCCGGTGGAAAGACTGCCGCCAAAACAGGCGGGGCCTTGCTCGGATATTATGCCAAACGCCCCTTTTTGTCTTCACAGCGTCAGCAGCTTGAAAAGGCAAAGTCTCAACAGGCCGGCGCCCGAGCTCTTTTTTCAGGTTTAACGCTGCTCAAAGGCACTGCCCTTAAAATCGCCCAGCAACTCAGCCTGGAAACGGATATGCTGCCTGAAGCTGTCTGTAAGGAGTTGTCCCGGGCCTACCACCAGGTGCCGCCCATCAATAAAGCGTTGGTCAGAAAAGTGATTCAAAATGAACTGGGGGCCTCGCCGGAAGAGATGTTTGAATCATTTGATCTGGAGGCTTTTGCCGCGGCCAGCCTGGGCCAGGTTCATCGTGCAATGACCGAGGACGGCCTGTGCCTTGCTGTTAAAATTCAATATCCGGGTATTGCCGCTACCATTGAAAGTGACATGGCCATAGTTCGGCAGATGCTACGGCCAATGGTGCCTGGCCATCAGTTGATGCCGGCCCTTACGGAAGTCACGGCCCGCTTGAAAGAAGAAGTCGACTATCTTCAGGAAGCTCAAAACATTGCCTGTTTTGACAACCGGCTGAAGTTGAAAGGCGTCCGCCTGCCCGAGGTCCACAGAGATTTGACGACCAGATCGGTATTGAGTCTGACCCACCTGCCTGGCCGCCCCCTGGATACCTGGCTGGAAAACAGCCCAACCCAGAAGGAACGGCAACTTGTCGCCCGGCGGCTCAACGACATTTTTCTCAAATCGTTGTACGAATGCCATGTGATTCATGCCGACCCGAATCCGGGCAATTTTATCATTGACGATGATCTCAACGTGGGGCTTGTGGATTTTGGGTGCATCAAATACCTAAGCCCTGAATTCATTGAACAGTACCGACAGCTTGTGGCCTCGGCCGCCCACGGCGATAAACCCGCCCATTACCAGATCATGGTGGATATCGGGATGCTGCAGCAAGCGCAAGACAGTGAAATGGCCCATGAGATCAGGGCCGTGTCCAATGAGTTTTGTAACTGGTTCGGGACGCTTTACCAGTCAGACCCGTTCAATTTCAATGCCCGCCCGGATTTCATGGTCCAGGGTAAAGCCTTAATGTTGCGATGTCAGCGCCTCCACCGCCACATCAACGTTAACCCTGATTTTATTTTTCTGGAGCGTACCCGTTACGGCCTGTTTCGCCTTTTTGACCAGATGGCGGTCAGTGTATCGTTCAGAAATCCATATGAATGGTAA
- a CDS encoding TetR/AcrR family transcriptional regulator, translating into MKISQEQKKENRLKLIRAMTDLVIENKGSVTMREIARRAGVADATIYNYFPTKEAIFFAYYEDHVNDVINQLVAMETFHTFSLQEQLQTLFDTSLRLYLPDREFVAVTFKTVWLAGSGDFSRFRKVRSGLLAAINDIIAAAEEAGEIPGQVFQDLTRQFFVDAYIAVVLYWLADDSDTFKNTDVLMDQGLDLACALLKAGVANKLFDMAVFLFKQHVLTRMSRFSPIETTDIKPKRRFMGGQNDE; encoded by the coding sequence ATGAAAATCAGCCAGGAACAAAAAAAAGAGAATCGGCTAAAGCTGATCAGGGCCATGACTGATCTTGTAATTGAAAATAAAGGTTCTGTGACCATGCGGGAGATTGCCCGCAGGGCAGGGGTTGCTGATGCCACAATTTACAACTATTTTCCCACAAAAGAAGCCATCTTTTTCGCCTACTATGAGGATCATGTCAACGACGTCATAAACCAGCTTGTGGCCATGGAGACATTCCATACCTTCAGCCTCCAGGAGCAGCTTCAGACTTTGTTTGACACCAGTCTTCGCCTCTACCTGCCGGACCGGGAATTTGTGGCCGTCACCTTTAAAACGGTCTGGTTGGCTGGCAGTGGCGATTTTTCTCGCTTTAGAAAGGTGAGATCCGGCCTTCTGGCTGCCATTAATGATATTATTGCCGCGGCCGAGGAAGCCGGGGAGATTCCGGGGCAGGTCTTTCAGGATCTGACACGGCAGTTTTTCGTGGATGCGTACATTGCTGTTGTCCTGTACTGGCTGGCCGATGATTCCGACACATTCAAAAACACGGATGTGCTTATGGATCAGGGACTGGATCTGGCCTGCGCCCTTTTGAAAGCCGGGGTGGCTAACAAATTGTTTGATATGGCCGTTTTTCTGTTCAAACAGCATGTGTTGACCCGCATGAGCCGATTCTCCCCCATTGAGACAACCGACATCAAACCCAAACGGCGATTCATGGGAGGTCAAAATGATGAATAG
- a CDS encoding pyridoxamine 5'-phosphate oxidase family protein, with protein MDTVLQARWPEIMEHFDKSIRSSRFYTFATTTPEGEPHMAPYASLILNDDCTGYYSDAFPNKTSRNLKANPNICISAVRMGFGVWFKALWTGSFSCWPCIRLYGTVGPSRKAEPGEIDRWRRHMKPYRWMKGYKLLWADIRTVRDIRFQRFEPIQLGPMPIASNDRL; from the coding sequence ATGGATACAGTACTTCAAGCCCGCTGGCCGGAAATCATGGAACATTTTGACAAAAGCATTCGATCCAGCCGCTTTTATACCTTTGCCACCACCACACCGGAAGGGGAGCCCCACATGGCGCCCTATGCATCTTTAATTCTCAACGATGATTGTACCGGATATTACAGCGACGCCTTTCCAAACAAAACCAGCCGCAATCTCAAGGCAAACCCAAACATCTGTATTAGTGCCGTTCGGATGGGGTTTGGTGTCTGGTTCAAAGCCTTGTGGACGGGAAGCTTCTCGTGCTGGCCCTGTATTCGGCTCTACGGTACGGTCGGTCCTTCCAGAAAGGCTGAGCCCGGAGAGATTGATCGCTGGCGCCGGCACATGAAACCCTATCGATGGATGAAAGGGTATAAGTTGCTCTGGGCGGATATCCGTACAGTGCGGGATATCCGGTTCCAACGATTTGAGCCCATTCAGCTTGGGCCGATGCCCATCGCATCAAATGATCGACTATAG
- a CDS encoding alanine racemase produces MLTANTQNTGSLLSREKVVEFITPYVKNKGVYLDIAKQFGSPLYILETDVLARKAAQFRAAFSHRLPDTAFFYAMKSNNLPHLSGHLLKHGFGLDVSSGVELSVALELGASAIIFSGPGKTIQELELAARHPDRVVILLDSIGEAKRLATVLEKKQSRMPVGLRLNNNPEGLWRKFGVLPENLLSAFKEIQALGRLDFQGLQFHSSWNLNPDRQTAFIKKLGEILSVLPKQFLDAVQFIDIGGGYWPAQGEWLLSDVPQNYIIEPGSSIDLFAKELSTAIKEHILPLTQCRICFEPGRWICNDVMHILIQVVDCKEKDLVITDAGGNAVGWERYETDYCPVINLTRPGLSEKKCHILGSLCTPHDVWGYAYFGSDIKENDILMIPAQGAYTYSLRQQFIKPIPRVAVKESRNRYFLLPETPKSTLQLIKVSS; encoded by the coding sequence ATGCTCACAGCCAACACACAAAACACAGGCTCTCTTCTGTCCAGGGAAAAAGTTGTTGAATTTATAACCCCCTACGTTAAGAACAAGGGGGTATATCTGGACATTGCCAAACAGTTCGGTTCTCCCCTGTATATTCTGGAAACCGATGTTCTGGCAAGAAAAGCCGCCCAGTTCAGGGCGGCCTTCAGCCACCGCCTGCCGGACACCGCCTTTTTTTACGCCATGAAAAGCAACAACCTGCCCCACCTTTCCGGGCATTTACTCAAACATGGATTCGGGCTGGATGTATCCAGCGGCGTGGAACTGTCCGTTGCCCTGGAATTGGGGGCATCCGCCATTATATTCAGCGGTCCGGGCAAAACCATCCAGGAACTGGAACTTGCGGCCCGGCACCCGGACCGGGTGGTGATTCTTCTGGACAGCATAGGCGAGGCAAAACGGCTGGCCACTGTGCTTGAAAAAAAGCAGAGCCGCATGCCTGTGGGACTGCGCCTGAACAACAACCCCGAAGGCTTGTGGCGCAAATTCGGGGTGCTGCCGGAAAATCTTTTGTCCGCTTTCAAAGAGATCCAGGCCCTTGGCCGGCTGGATTTCCAGGGACTGCAGTTCCACTCATCCTGGAATCTTAACCCGGACAGGCAGACCGCGTTTATCAAAAAACTGGGAGAGATTCTTTCCGTCTTGCCAAAGCAGTTTCTGGATGCGGTCCAATTCATTGACATTGGCGGCGGCTACTGGCCGGCCCAGGGGGAATGGCTTTTATCGGATGTGCCCCAGAACTATATTATTGAGCCGGGGTCCTCCATTGACTTGTTTGCAAAGGAACTGTCAACAGCCATTAAAGAACACATTCTGCCCTTGACCCAATGCCGGATCTGTTTTGAGCCGGGCCGATGGATCTGCAATGACGTCATGCACATCCTGATCCAGGTGGTGGATTGCAAGGAAAAGGATCTGGTCATTACAGATGCCGGGGGCAATGCGGTGGGCTGGGAACGGTATGAAACCGATTATTGCCCGGTCATCAACTTAACCCGGCCCGGCCTGTCCGAAAAAAAATGCCATATCCTGGGCTCTCTTTGCACCCCCCATGATGTCTGGGGATATGCTTATTTTGGTTCGGATATCAAAGAAAATGACATACTCATGATTCCAGCCCAGGGAGCTTACACCTACAGCCTGCGCCAGCAATTTATCAAGCCCATCCCCCGGGTAGCTGTCAAGGAAAGCCGCAACCGGTATTTTCTTCTTCCCGAAACACCTAAATCCACCCTGCAACTTATTAAGGTTTCATCATAA
- a CDS encoding transporter, producing the protein MKKGVLVLICLCLLIPSVSWATANMRDYIPAAPGTLLSMLYYNNVRADDFYQDGNNVGDVDLSQNLFLLREVYYTKIGSIVADPQFILPFGDASLDGDDSDGIGDLILLCTFWVVNNPETKTYVGVTPYLYLPTGAYDENSSINLGSNRYAFQAEVGFVKGWEVQPGHNIFLEVSPSVTVYGDNDDYGVNGELSQDPVFALESHLSYDLTSNLVVGLSYYGQWGGERENDFGIESGSKLNNHALGVQMAYNFSSGWQFLLQYKQDIDVDYGVKAKIVQGRIFYAVDFNSLFD; encoded by the coding sequence ATGAAAAAAGGTGTTCTGGTATTAATCTGTTTGTGTCTTCTCATTCCATCGGTAAGTTGGGCCACGGCCAACATGCGCGACTATATTCCGGCTGCGCCGGGTACTTTGCTCTCAATGCTGTATTACAACAATGTCAGAGCTGATGATTTTTACCAAGACGGTAATAACGTCGGCGATGTCGACCTGTCCCAAAACCTCTTTCTTCTCAGAGAGGTTTATTATACCAAGATCGGTTCCATCGTGGCTGATCCCCAGTTCATCCTTCCCTTTGGTGACGCTTCCCTCGATGGTGACGATTCTGACGGAATCGGAGATCTCATCCTTCTTTGTACCTTTTGGGTGGTCAACAATCCAGAGACCAAAACCTACGTTGGCGTAACGCCCTACCTCTATCTGCCCACCGGCGCATACGACGAGAATAGCTCTATCAATTTGGGATCCAACCGGTACGCGTTTCAGGCTGAGGTCGGTTTTGTAAAAGGCTGGGAGGTTCAGCCCGGTCACAATATCTTCCTTGAGGTCTCCCCCTCTGTTACTGTCTATGGAGATAACGATGATTATGGGGTTAATGGCGAACTTTCCCAGGATCCGGTCTTTGCCCTTGAGAGCCATCTGAGCTATGACCTGACCTCAAACCTGGTTGTCGGCCTGAGCTACTACGGTCAATGGGGTGGTGAAAGAGAAAACGACTTCGGAATTGAGTCAGGCAGCAAACTCAACAACCATGCCCTTGGCGTCCAAATGGCCTACAATTTTTCCTCCGGCTGGCAGTTCCTGCTCCAGTACAAACAAGACATTGATGTCGACTATGGCGTCAAAGCTAAGATTGTTCAGGGACGGATCTTCTATGCCGTTGATTTCAATAGCCTGTTTGACTGA
- a CDS encoding ATP-grasp domain-containing protein translates to MAAKQSKPENNRVLVVGTTSDYIEWIRKVRPGQVLFLTAPTVRENATEPRPENGEEILCPISDIDAAMQALNRHKKTFGTVLSGIACFDCESMEAASILAKKMDLPYPDIEAIKNSRDKFISKQLWEKNQIPCPRTCPVNAETEILNFLDQVPAGIVLKPFCGSGSELVFKCTTRKECNAAFKAASDGLAARSGNPLFKPTDIGPFQMLAEEWVAGPEFSCDFLMEKDQAVILRKTRKIKVDSRPFGTISGYAICPENDDHGKMPGNDILADLFYSAARALGIKTGVCMVDFILRNREAVLIEMTPRPGGDCLPFLLKEAGNIDILGLTLDAAQGFAWKNEKKVPYRPLVAFRIHARKNGVLKRIKTDAVENDSRVKKIHLIHPPGHKITMPPQDYDSWLLGHMIIEPHRHKFFETECLLLAKRIDIEMD, encoded by the coding sequence ATGGCCGCAAAGCAGTCTAAACCTGAAAACAATCGAGTGCTGGTGGTGGGCACCACATCCGACTACATTGAATGGATCAGAAAGGTCCGTCCCGGACAGGTCCTTTTTTTGACAGCGCCCACGGTTCGAGAAAATGCCACAGAGCCTCGTCCGGAAAACGGAGAAGAAATTTTATGCCCCATCAGCGATATTGATGCTGCAATGCAGGCATTAAACCGCCACAAAAAAACCTTCGGGACAGTCCTTTCCGGTATTGCCTGCTTTGACTGCGAATCCATGGAGGCCGCATCCATTCTGGCAAAAAAAATGGACCTGCCCTACCCCGATATTGAGGCAATCAAAAACAGCAGAGATAAATTTATCTCAAAACAATTGTGGGAAAAAAATCAGATTCCTTGCCCTCGAACCTGCCCGGTCAACGCTGAAACTGAGATATTAAATTTTCTGGACCAGGTACCGGCAGGCATTGTGCTCAAACCCTTTTGCGGTTCCGGCAGTGAACTTGTATTCAAATGCACCACCCGAAAAGAGTGCAATGCCGCATTCAAGGCGGCGTCAGACGGACTTGCTGCACGATCCGGCAATCCTTTATTTAAGCCTACGGATATTGGCCCATTCCAGATGCTGGCCGAGGAATGGGTGGCCGGCCCTGAATTTTCCTGTGATTTTCTCATGGAAAAAGACCAGGCCGTTATCCTGCGCAAAACCCGCAAAATAAAAGTGGACAGCCGACCCTTCGGCACCATCTCCGGATATGCAATCTGCCCGGAAAATGATGATCATGGGAAAATGCCCGGTAATGACATTCTGGCCGATCTGTTTTACAGCGCCGCCAGGGCACTGGGCATTAAAACCGGCGTGTGCATGGTGGACTTTATCCTGCGAAATAGAGAAGCCGTACTCATAGAAATGACGCCGAGACCCGGTGGAGACTGCTTACCCTTCCTGCTAAAGGAAGCAGGCAACATCGACATTCTCGGGTTAACTTTGGATGCCGCCCAGGGTTTTGCCTGGAAAAATGAAAAAAAAGTGCCATACCGCCCCCTGGTGGCGTTCCGCATCCATGCCCGGAAAAACGGCGTGTTAAAACGCATTAAAACGGATGCCGTGGAAAACGACAGCCGGGTAAAAAAAATACACCTGATTCACCCGCCGGGACACAAGATAACCATGCCACCCCAAGACTACGATTCTTGGCTCTTAGGGCACATGATCATAGAACCGCACCGGCACAAATTTTTTGAAACCGAGTGTCTATTACTTGCCAAACGTATCGACATTGAAATGGATTAG